CAAGGACACGCTCCCGTGCTCAAAACTCTTCGCATGGCCCTGGTCGCAACGGCGGCCCTGCTTTCCACCGCCACTCTGGCGCACGGACCCGACGCCGCCGGCGAGGCGGGTAACCGGGCTCAGGTCAACAAGACCATTGAAATCCGCATGGTCGAGCAAAACGGTCGGATGCTGTTCCAGCCGCCGGAAATCACCATTAGCCGCGGCGACACCGTGCTCTTCATCGTCCGCAATGCGGGCGAGCTCGAGCACGAGATGGTCATCGATACGCTTGAGGGCAATCAGCGCCATAAGCTTCAGATGCAGGCCAACCCTGACATGGAACATGCTGACCCGAACGCCGTCCGCGTTGAAAGCAAAAAGAACGGCGAGATCATCTGGAAATTCACCCACAGCGGCGTGTTCGAGTACGCGTGCCTGATCCCCGGCCACTATGAGGCCGGCATGCACGGTCGGATAAACGTTCGCTGACACCCGGAAGAAGGAGACACCCCATGAAAAATATCTGGAAGTCGTTTTCGCTCTCGGCCGCCGTTCTGGCGGCTGGCCTGTCGGCCGCCTCGGCGCAGACGGTCAACGGCGAGGTGGTCAAGATCGAGGCCGACCGCGGCCGCATCACACTCAAGCATGAGGCCATCCCCAACCTCGAGATGGACGGCATGACCATGGTGTTCCGCGTCGCTGATCCGGCGATGCTGACGCAGGTGCGCGAAGGGGAGCGGGTCCGTTTTGAGGCCTCGCGTGTGAATGGCAATATTACGGTGACGCGCATTCAGCGGCGCTAACTCATCGTGTTCGGATTTCATGCCCGCGGCACTCGCCGCGGGCTTAGGAGGCAGTGATGCACCCTTCAAGACGTAGCCTTGGCTTCATAGTCGCCGCGCCAGTGCTGCTGCACTTTGCACCGTCCGCGTGGGCGTCCGGTATTCGTATGGTGGTTTTCCGCGATGAAAATTGCGGATGCTGTGGTGATTGGGTGGAGCACATCCGGGCGGCGGGCTTTGAGGTCGAGGTCCGCGTCCATCCGTCAATGAACCGAAAGAAGACCGAGCTTGGCATACCGCCCGAAGTAAGGTCCTGTCATACCGCTGAAATAGGCGGCTATCTTGTCGAAGGGCACGTGCCGGCCGACGAAATACGTCGCCTTCTTGCGACCCGGCCTGATGCCCGCGGACTGGCTGTCCCGCGGATGCCTGTGGGCTCTCCGGGCATGGAGGTCGAAGGCGTGGCGCCCGATCGCTACGACGTTCTGTTGTTTCAGGAGCAGGGCAGTGCGGTCTGGGCGACTTATAGAGGGACCGAGCGTCAGCCGGGCCCAACATAAAAAAAGGGGCTGCGCATCGCTGCGCAGCCCCCGTTTGATCGGTCAGCTGGTGAAGCCATCCGGGACCTTGTCCTGCTGGTCTTCAAGCTGCTTCCAGGTCGGCCGAGGCGTGTGGGGGATCATGTGATGTCGCCCAAAAGAGGGGCGCACACCGGCCGAGACGCCGCGCTGGGCATCGAAGAACTCGTGGCGCTCCTGTTCTTCAACCGTGAGTGTGCTCGGATAAGGGTCGGCATTGGCAATTGCCGGGATAAGGCTGGTGACGAGCACCGCCAAAGTAACATATTTCATGATAAGACTCCGTCGCCCGTTGTGGACGCGCATAGATTTGCCATTCCATGGTCTGCAGATGATCTCTGACGCGTTACACAATCGTCCGACATTATTTCAATTTGCGTCAAAATCTCCGGAGACAGCGCAATCAGAGCATCAATGATGCTTGTAGTACCCGACGCCTCGGATGTTGTTCCACGAGTCCGTTTGGTGACAGACCCCGCATTGCTCGAGCTGTGCATGGGGTTGTCGGCTCACTGTCTTCGACACCATTTCGAAGTGCATCATCGTGTGACTTGGCGGCGCCAAATGACACTCGAAGCAAAATCCGGAAGTTGATGAGGGATGCCGGAAACCGGCTATCTTCCATGTGTCGAGGCTGTGGCAGTCGCTGCACCCGGTGCCAAACTGGGC
The sequence above is drawn from the Phreatobacter oligotrophus genome and encodes:
- a CDS encoding cupredoxin domain-containing protein, producing MALVATAALLSTATLAHGPDAAGEAGNRAQVNKTIEIRMVEQNGRMLFQPPEITISRGDTVLFIVRNAGELEHEMVIDTLEGNQRHKLQMQANPDMEHADPNAVRVESKKNGEIIWKFTHSGVFEYACLIPGHYEAGMHGRINVR
- a CDS encoding copper-binding protein produces the protein MKNIWKSFSLSAAVLAAGLSAASAQTVNGEVVKIEADRGRITLKHEAIPNLEMDGMTMVFRVADPAMLTQVREGERVRFEASRVNGNITVTRIQRR
- a CDS encoding DUF411 domain-containing protein, with amino-acid sequence MHPSRRSLGFIVAAPVLLHFAPSAWASGIRMVVFRDENCGCCGDWVEHIRAAGFEVEVRVHPSMNRKKTELGIPPEVRSCHTAEIGGYLVEGHVPADEIRRLLATRPDARGLAVPRMPVGSPGMEVEGVAPDRYDVLLFQEQGSAVWATYRGTERQPGPT